Proteins encoded together in one Sylvia atricapilla isolate bSylAtr1 chromosome 2, bSylAtr1.pri, whole genome shotgun sequence window:
- the EXOSC8 gene encoding exosome complex component RRP43 isoform X2 encodes MAAAFKTVEPLEYYRRFLKENCRPDGRELGEFRTTTVNIGSITTADGSALVKLGNTTVICGVKAELAAPAVDSANKGYIVPNVELPSLCAERFRSGPPGEEAQAASQFIADVIENSQMIVKEDLCIANGKLAWVLYCDIICLDYDGNLLDASVFALLAALKNVQLPLVTINEETGLSEVNLKQKNSLIIRKHPVATSFAIFDDTLLIVDPTAEEEDLATGTVTIVTDEEGRLCSVHKPGGSPLTGAKFQDCITRAITRHKEVKKLIDKVIKSLTPK; translated from the exons ATGGCGGCGGCGTTCAA AACTGTGGAACCATTGGAATATTACAGGAGGTTTTTG aaagagaACTGTCGGCCTGATGGAAGAGAGTTAGGTGAATTTCGGACAACCACTGTCAACATTG gttcAATTACAACTGCAGATGGTTCTGCCCTGGTGAAGTTAGGAAATACCACAGTGATTTGTGGAGTAAAAGCG gaACTTGCTGCACCTGCAGTGGACTCTGCTAATAAGGGATATATTG TTCCAAATGTAGAGCTGCCATCCCTCTGTGCAGAGAGGTTTCGCTCGGGACCACCTGGTGAAGAGGCTCAAGCGGCGAGCCAGTTCATCGCAGATGTGATTGAAAA ttcacAGATGATAGTGAAAGAAGATCTGTGTATTGCCAATGGCAAG CTTGCATGGGTGTTATACTGTGATATCATATGTCTGGACTACGATGGAAACCTTCTGGATGCCAGTGTCTTTGCTTTGTTGGCAGCATTAAAAAATG TGCAGTTGCCATTGGTTACGATAAATGAAGAAACTGGTTTATCAGaagttaatttaaaacagaagaattcTTTGATTATCAGAAAGCATCCAGTTGCCACATCATTTGCTATATTCGATGA CACATTACTCATCGTTGATCCAACTGCTGAAGAAGAAGATTTAGCAACTGGAACAGTAACCATTGTAACTGATGAAGAAGGCAGACTCTGTTCTGTCCATAAACCAG GTGGAAGTCCTCTTACAGGAGCCAAGTTTCAAGACTGTATCACCAGAGCAATTACAAGGCACAAAGAAGTAAAGAAGCTGATAGACAAAGTAATAAAAAGTTTAACACCgaagtga
- the EXOSC8 gene encoding exosome complex component RRP43 isoform X1, whose product MCGSITTADGSALVKLGNTTVICGVKAELAAPAVDSANKGYIVPNVELPSLCAERFRSGPPGEEAQAASQFIADVIENSQMIVKEDLCIANGKLAWVLYCDIICLDYDGNLLDASVFALLAALKNVQLPLVTINEETGLSEVNLKQKNSLIIRKHPVATSFAIFDDTLLIVDPTAEEEDLATGTVTIVTDEEGRLCSVHKPGGSPLTGAKFQDCITRAITRHKEVKKLIDKVIKSLTPK is encoded by the exons ATGTGTG gttcAATTACAACTGCAGATGGTTCTGCCCTGGTGAAGTTAGGAAATACCACAGTGATTTGTGGAGTAAAAGCG gaACTTGCTGCACCTGCAGTGGACTCTGCTAATAAGGGATATATTG TTCCAAATGTAGAGCTGCCATCCCTCTGTGCAGAGAGGTTTCGCTCGGGACCACCTGGTGAAGAGGCTCAAGCGGCGAGCCAGTTCATCGCAGATGTGATTGAAAA ttcacAGATGATAGTGAAAGAAGATCTGTGTATTGCCAATGGCAAG CTTGCATGGGTGTTATACTGTGATATCATATGTCTGGACTACGATGGAAACCTTCTGGATGCCAGTGTCTTTGCTTTGTTGGCAGCATTAAAAAATG TGCAGTTGCCATTGGTTACGATAAATGAAGAAACTGGTTTATCAGaagttaatttaaaacagaagaattcTTTGATTATCAGAAAGCATCCAGTTGCCACATCATTTGCTATATTCGATGA CACATTACTCATCGTTGATCCAACTGCTGAAGAAGAAGATTTAGCAACTGGAACAGTAACCATTGTAACTGATGAAGAAGGCAGACTCTGTTCTGTCCATAAACCAG GTGGAAGTCCTCTTACAGGAGCCAAGTTTCAAGACTGTATCACCAGAGCAATTACAAGGCACAAAGAAGTAAAGAAGCTGATAGACAAAGTAATAAAAAGTTTAACACCgaagtga